The following proteins are encoded in a genomic region of Periophthalmus magnuspinnatus isolate fPerMag1 chromosome 10, fPerMag1.2.pri, whole genome shotgun sequence:
- the simc1 gene encoding SUMO-interacting motif-containing protein 1: MAVVITLSSDSDGDSEVEIVGSYSNKNDMLPLSTVRVHIDDVNTPLSNTDLTNPRSPPAELNIFSSLVSLPPAVVDLTEYNRCEDDELNLPTDDTYKPFFTTDFPGDSRISVESTEVCAERRLLRPQKTQLMNRPSCHPSILTSSVILKRLSILENNLALLTSEPVYVVKTGETMALHCKQCDRNIQTDCTDLSKTKTPHSLQPTMETRQSNSCQGQVTGSHQTPSLAQCSRTDHFHQEHQISQLTQNTDEHSSIPSPACASSPSIPFGTLTVQTAFTQSRHSSTSDDVHCISKSDCPNMTELLKPLHDEMLLDNLSISRSPAPKSVPSISRSIDLDKESFPYEDDFGVDSPVSFGWEESREDEQDMDCTQSDKYYVCPAAVKRFVYGRVDVPTEEERRTKSPQILGTLSLSLVYSTMQESYPEGTLQLLSDLLQPGYYPPKDITLHLLKEILLNPRSPHHHCVQAFSLLMKTQRHHIADKWSISWDWEMLSNAMENKELCPRSMRMFLDYVVLTLEDDFKTKQSTSALYQSIAKAMLSFDQQFPHIKDICKWLFSAIMYSTDCKDIHGDHTRMVVLFQKMLSLALEVDCSPAICSAKLSQELFHMLISTVALRPHRMLLLESLQSKRLRCKLLEHVLDYSCPVKTSVPMSLSLLLHFLKNCTLSPDPGDGTEKWRRWEELINHLWMLLLSYSNAMKGYLGGSKMEQSDSIGTRIYKPEDMVSKCAVREAVEAFLCRSQDDVGEALPLHVVESLSYLQDHLMDGCQC, from the exons ATGGCTGTAGTGATTACTCTGAGCTCAGACTCCGACGGTGACTCTGAAGTGGAGATCGTGGGCAGCTATTCCAATAAGAACGACATGTTGCCCCTGTCAACGGTGCGTGTCCACATCGATGACGTCAACACGCCATTG AGTAACACTGATCTCACAAATCCAAGATCGCCTCCTGCTGAACTAAACATATTTTCAAGCCTTGTTTCTCTGCCTCCTGCAGTGGTCGATTTGACTGAATATAACAGGTGTGAGGACGATGAATTGAATTTACCTACAGATGATACGTACAAGCCGTTTTTCACAACTGATTTCCCAGGAGACTCAAGAATTAGTGTAGAATCAACTGAGGTTTGTGCAGAAAGGAGACTCTTAAGAccacaaaaaacacagctcaTGAACAGGCCATCTTGTCATCCTTCCATCCTGACATCATCTGTAATCTTAAAGAGACTCTCCATTCTTGAAAATAACCTTGCACTTTTAACATCAGAACCAGTGTATGTGGTTAAAACTGGTGAGACAATGGCATTGCATTGTAAACAATGTGACAGGAATATTCAAACAGATTGCACTGACTTATCAAAGACAAAAACACCTCACAGCCTTCAGCCCACTATGGAGACCCGACAGAGCAATTCCTGCCAAGGGCAAGTCACTGGATCTCACCAAACACCTTCTCTGGCACAGTGTAGCCGGACGGACCATTTTCACCAAGAGCATCAAATCTCTCAGCTAACACAAAACACTGATGAACATTCATCGATTCCCTCTCCAGCATGTGCCTCCAGCCCTTCCATCCCTTTTGGAACTCTAACTGTTCAAACAGCGTTTACTCAATCCAGACACAGCTCTACATCTGATGATGTCCACTGCATTTCTAAATCTGACTGTCCAAACATGACAGAATTACTGAAACCACTTCATGATGAGATGCTGTTAGACAACCTGTCCATTAGCCGTAGTCCTGCCCCTAAATCTGTCCCATCAATATCTAGATCAATAGATTTGGACAAAGAATCTTTCCCATATGAAGACGACTTTGGAGTCGATAGCCCAGTGTCATTTGGTTGGGAGGAAAGCAGAGAGGATGAGCAAGACATGGACTGTACACAAAGTGACAAGTATTATGTATGTCCTGCTGCTGTGAAGAGATTTGTGTATGGTAGAGTTGATGTTCCG actgaagaagagagaaggactAAAAGTCCACAGATACTTGGTACCTTGAGCCTCAGCCTGGTTTACAGTACCATGCAAGAAAGTTATCCTGAAGGAACTTTGCAGCTTCTATCAGACCTGCTCCAGCCAGGCTACTACCCACCCAAAGACATCACCCTGCATCTGCTGAAAGAGATCCTGCTCAACCCACGGTCTCCACATCACCACTGTGTGCAAGCATTCAGTCTTCTGATGAAGACACAAAG GCACCACATTGCTGATAAATGGTCTATTTCATGGGACTGGGAAATGTTAAGCAATGCCATGGAAAATAAG GAACTCTGCCCTCGGAGCATGCGCATGTTCTTAGATTATGTGGTGCTTACCTTAGAGGATGACTTCAAGACCAAACAATCTACATCTGCACTTTATCAGTCTATTGCCAAAGCCATGTTGTCATTTGATCAGCAGTTTCCTCATATAAA GGACATCTGTAAGTGGCTGTTTTCTGCAATTATGTATTCAACAGACTGTAAAGATATACACGGAGATCACACCAG AATGGTGGTCCTCTTCCAGAAGATGCTGTCTTTGGCTTTAGAGGTGGACTGCTCACCAGCTATATGCTCTGCTAAGCTTTCTCAGGAGCTTTTCCACATGCTCATCAGCACTGTAGCCCTGCGACCACACAG AATGCTACTTCTGGAGAGTCTGCAGAGCAAGAGGCTCAGGTGTAAGCTGTTGGAACATGTGCTGGACTATTCCTGCCCAGTCAAAACCTCTGTGCCCATGTCACTCAGTCTACTGCTCCACTTTCTGAAGAACTGCACCCTCTCACCTGACCCTGGT gATGGCACTGAAAAATGGCGGAGATGGGAAGAATTGATCAATcatctctggatgttgttgcTCAGCTACAGCAATGCAATGAAAG GATATCTTGGTGGCTCTAAGATGGAACAAAGTGACAGCATTGGCACACGCATTTACAAGCCTGAAGACATGGTATCCAAATGTGCGGTGCGTGAAGCAGTGGAGGCCTTCCTGTGCAGATCTCAGGATGATGTTGGTGAAGCTCTGCCTCTGCATGTCGTGGAGTCACTCAGCTATTTACAGGATCATTTAATGGATGGCTGTCAGTGTTAA